In Ochotona princeps isolate mOchPri1 chromosome 22, mOchPri1.hap1, whole genome shotgun sequence, the following are encoded in one genomic region:
- the DSTN gene encoding destrin yields MASGVQVADEVCRIFYDMKVRKCSTPEEIKKRKKAVIFCLSADKKCIIVEEGKEILVGDVGVTITDPFKHFVGMLPEKDCRYALYDASFETKESRKEELMFFLWAPELAPLKSKMIYASSKDAIKKKFQGIKHECQANGPEDLNRACIAEKLGGSLIVAFEGCPV; encoded by the exons GCCTCCGGAGTGCAAGTTGCTGATGAAGTCTGTCGCATCTTTTATGACATGAAAGTTCGGAAATGTTCCACACCAGAAGAAatcaagaagagaaagaaagccgTCATTTTCTGTCTCAGTGCAGACAAAAAGTGCATCATTGTGGAAGAAGGCAAGGAGATCTTGGTTGGAGATGTTGGTGTCACCATAACCGACCCCTTCAAGCATTTTGTGGGAATGCTCCCTGAAAAAGATTGTCGCTATGCTTTGTACGATGCCAGCTTTGAAACCAAGGAATCCAGGAAAGAAGAGTTGATGTTCTTTTTGTG GGCACCAGAGCTAGCACCTCTGAAAAGCAAAATGATCTATGCAAGCTCCAAGGATGCGATCAAAAAGAAATTCCAAG GGATAAAACATGAATGTCAAGCGAACGGGCCGGAAGACCTCAATCGGGCTTGCATTGCAGAGAAGCTGGGTGGATCCTTAATTGTAGCTTTTGAAGGCTGCCCCGTGTAG